The window GTCGGTCAGGCCGACGCGGGCGAGCAATTCCAGGGCTTCTTCATTTGCCTCTTTGGGCGAACGCTTGAGCACCTGGCATGGCCCTTCGATGATGTTTTGCAGCACAGTCATGTGCGGAAACAGGTTGAAACGCTGGAACACCATGCCGGTGGACAGACGTTGACGGGCGATCTGGGACTCGTTGAGTTCGTGCAGTTTGTTGCCGACGATGCGGTAACCCACCAGTTCGCCATCGACCCACAGGCCACCCTTGTCGATCTTTTCCAGTTGGTTGACGCAACGCAGCAAGGTGCTTTTACCGGAACCGGACGGGCCGATGATGCACAGCACTTCACCTTGCTCGACTTCGATGTTGATGTCTTTGAGCGCGTGGAACTGGTCGTAATACTTATTCAGACTCACGGCCTTGACGATGCTTCTCATGTAGGGCTCCTCAAGAACGCTTGCCGGCGCCGCGAGCGAAACGACGCTCCAGACGGCTTTGACCAAAGGACAGGACGGTGACGGTGGCCAGGTACCAGATACCCGCGACGATCAGCAGCTCCATCACCCGGGCGTTGGCGTAGTAGATGTTCTGGGCGTTGTAGAGCAGTTCCGAGTACTGGA is drawn from Pseudomonas rhizophila and contains these coding sequences:
- a CDS encoding amino acid ABC transporter ATP-binding protein, coding for MRSIVKAVSLNKYYDQFHALKDINIEVEQGEVLCIIGPSGSGKSTLLRCVNQLEKIDKGGLWVDGELVGYRIVGNKLHELNESQIARQRLSTGMVFQRFNLFPHMTVLQNIIEGPCQVLKRSPKEANEEALELLARVGLTDKRNSYPIELSGGQQQRVAIARALAMRPKLMLFDEPTSALDPELVGEVLSVMRDLAQTGMTMIVVTHELGFAREVSNRMVFMDGGQIVEAGSPEEILISPQNPRTQSFISAVRT